Sequence from the Camelus dromedarius isolate mCamDro1 chromosome 12, mCamDro1.pat, whole genome shotgun sequence genome:
cagtatctctttttctttacaaAGATGCTTCTAaggaatctgatttttttttcagatttatacaTCAGAGTAGTTTATACATCATAGTAGTACAAGGAATTTCTACCATGATGATGCTGTGAGCTCCTAGAGTTTTAGTTTGGTTGCTTCAATCCGTTCCTGGACAGCTTGAAGCATAAGTCTTGGCATGTACTGTGTGCATAAGCATTGTTTAGCAAATAAATGAATGGCAAATACCCATGCAGTTATTAAATTGAGAGCGCAGGGGTTTATTTGAGACAAAGGAAGAAGGCAATGATGAAATCCAAAGCtcattttttacttaattttgagAAACCCAAATGCGATGTGGATGGGTAGAGTCCCCTAAGAAGGAATACACAGAGGAAGCCAAATTCTTATGGCCAATAAGATAGAAAAGCACGTACAGACTAAGATGTGGGTTTGAGACTTGACCAATTAGAAGCACTGCTGGTCCCAACTCTCTTGTTCATTCTTGTATCTCAAAAGAAGTGTGGTCTCATGCCAAAGTGTATCTCCATTTATATTAttcattatctcttcaaattCAATATGCTTAACTTGGTCTAGTGAGTCCTTTAGTTTCTGAATCAGTTAAGAAATAACTATTTTTGGTATTTGGTGGGTGCCAATGGTAGCGGATGTCAGATTTCCTCCCATATCCACTATGACCTTAAAGCCTACTGCTTCTTTACAGATGACCTCTCAGATTCCCCAGTCCGGTGTAAACACCCCTTCTCTTATCACAGTGGTTCAAACACTCATCACTTTTCATCTGAATCAAACTACCAAGGTTCTACATGGTATCTCTCCTTCTAGATGCTTTCCCATCTCCACACTACCACTCCATTCATGTCCCTAgatttatatttctataataattctcaatataaaattttaataggaaGCATATGGTCTTTGACCTCAGGGAGTCAAATTTTAGTATATCATTTTACTGGGTGACAGCCACATATGTTGTTTTCAACATTATCTGTATAAATAAAGGTAGTCTGAAGTTTAAGGAGAAGAGAAAGTAGAgtcaaaagataaaacaattagAAACAAACCAACAGAATATCTTTCTCTGAGGCTAAGGAGTCCCTGTGAAATAACTCTGAGTCCACGTTGTACGAAATCACTAAATGGGAGTTCAAGTAATTGATAGGGGTCAAAATGAATATGCACAAAATATTAAACCCAGCATATGGAAATTTCCACCTTCATCATTTTAACCACTTAATCtcttaatcataaaaaaaaagactaacatgatttccagttaaaaaaattgttacatACATGATAGTAATTAAATTGTGGGGTCTTCCATTCTGCTGACATAGCTGATTTGTGCTCCAGATGACAATACCAGGTCGCAGGACCAGCTGTCTGCTAAGGCACCTCTCCTACATCGCGCTGATAGAACCATAACATTTGTATGTAAAGTAATGGTTTGTTGTTTGCTGTTATTTAATTGGGGGTGAAGAGTGGGGGATGTGGTTTACATTTTTAGGGTGTGAATTATAAATAGAGAAGGGACACCAGAATATGTTTCTATTTTAGTCCAATGAAAATCAGTAACTGATTTactagaaaaatatgtttttattaaacCAGGTTATGGAAACATTAAGCTCTAAGTAAGTTCTTCATAACCTTTTGTTTGGACCAGGTgttcatataaaatacatacaagttACCTATGgccagttcttttccactaaatCTAGTCAAAAAGGACAGATGTCTCCATAAATATCCATATCATCCCAGAGTACTCTGAAGGTAAGAACTGGGAATTTTCACTACTTAAATGTAcctacttttcctttaaaaatattggcCCAAGAAAACTCAATAGTACATCAAACTAAACACTGGTGTGCATTTGACTGATATTTTCAATAGTCTCAATGTTAGATATAAAAAGATAGCCATTGGCAATGGAATTATTTGTGCTCAGTGTCCAACCAGAAGGAAAGCTGCCTGTGGACTAGATAAAGGCAAAAAAGGAGCACTTTTAAAGCCCAGTATTCAGGGTTATTGTTGAATATCTTTGTAGACATATAGATAGAAAGACTGGATTTACCACACTTACGGAAATTAACCTGGCTGTTAGAGTTGTAGGACAAAAGCCTCTTAGATACGAACTGAGATCTGGGACTCCTCACAGTACCAACAGGCAGATCTAAATGTATCCCCACAGGAAtgtatttcattaattatttgttttaaccAATGATACATTTATAGTGAAGTTTCATTTTGTGTTGAGTCTCAAATAATGAAAAGGTGACAGCCTCCCAAAGACCAGGATGAAGATAAATAGAAGTAGAAGATACAGCAAGTAAAGATTCCAATGAGAACAAAATGAGATTTAAGCCAAGGAACAACATAGTCAGATGTACATTTTGGAAAGCGCAGTCCGTCCTCAGTGTGGAAATTGCGCTGAGggagacaaaacagaaataaaatgatacttTAGGAGGCTATTAGAGTACCTTAGGGAAGAGGTGATGATGGTAGCTGGGCactggagacagagaagagaatggaTTCAAGAGATCTTTAGAGGGAAACAGCAGCAtgatgtagttttaaaaaattcatctaaGTAGTGAGGTGTGACATTTGCTGAACTTTGGAACACTGAAAGAACAGGTTTGGAGAGGGGGCAGTGAATGCAGTTTGGGACCAGATGATTTTGAAGCTGAAGTGGGATATTTAGCCTAGGATGTTTCAAAGAGCCCTTTGGTGCCTGGCAGGACCATCCCATGTGGTCCTTCAGAGGAATCTGCATCCAGTTTTTGTTCCACTTCTGCCCCGATGTAGACAGTTCCAACTCACTTTCCTGTTTTCCAGTCTTTATGCTCTCATCCACATATATAACCAGTCcttcaggagaaaagaaaaggtgcACAAATGCATTGTAGAGCTTATGAATGAAGATCCTGGAGCCTTACTCTGAAAGGCAGTGTTAAGCTATCTTGAAATGGACCTATAATCATTTTAACAGGTGCACGGTGAGTCCGCCACTGTGTTAAGCATTTTATAAGCACTGCCCTATTTAATTTGTCAATCCTTATATAATCTTGAGAAGTAGGGAAGACATCATCACCTTTTAATAGATATTAAGTACCATATTCAAAGTCCTTTACCTGGGGAGGGCATGAGCTCGAAACCTAGGTGATCAGACAGGTGGGCACACACGAGGCCACACACCCACAGGCATATAGCTCACCTGTAAGTGCATAAGACAAACTCTGAGGTAGTGTTAACTCACAGGCATGGGCAGGGTTAATATAATCTTCTTTATACTCTTCCCTTGAGAGTGAGAAGAGAGGGTGTTAAGGTCCCTCAGGCCCTAACTATTTACCTCTTCCTTACAAAGAACAAcggacagaaaaaaataaataaatgagcaggGACTAAACTTTTGagtcttttcctttcccctccactTATTTCTTTGGTTAGTGTGTCCCCGTCTCTTACAGATTTTCTGTGTGACTATCAGCacaatctttcttctttctgtttgacCCAAGCCCCAAGACTAGGTGAGTGCTGGCTTTTTGGCGGGGTTTGTTTGGGACTAGGATTTGGAGACAGAGTGAATGAAAAGCTCAGGGCTCCATTTTCTAGGGCATGGACTGAGCACTGTAACTTTCTGTCCCAAGCAACTCCCATTTATAAGCTGAAGTCATGGTCTCCTGTACTTGGATACATGCTCCATCAAATGAATGCCAATGATTGGAACAGATGATCATGTAAGGAAGGGGCTGGACTGTGGACCACCGTCTGAACTCTGGACTGTGTTCCCAGAACCCGGAACATATGAATGATGAGACACTGTTGAGGAATGTTTAAGTTGCtataaaaaaatatgattttacttatCAATAAGGGAAGGTCCGAAAGAAAAGAGTGCCTGATTTCTCTTTGGCAAAATCGGAAGAGTGGAGAAACTAAGCACTGGCCTGGGAGATGGCAGGTATGGTGGTCTGGGCCTAAGAATGTGATAAaagtgaggggagggagaaggttGGACCTGAGTTTTGGCCTTGTCAGGTTAAGGATCTGAGGCATGTGGCCATCACAAACTCTTCCCTAGTGCTGATCCTGGGAGTCCCTGGCCTTGTGATGTGGTtggttatttctaaattttaaatcactttctATGTAGATGCATtactggagaaggaagaaaattgaagAACCTAGCCTTTTTTTGTGCATGATGTTATTTAATCATAACTTGGACAACTGAGTCACAAACATCCTTGTCCAGCAAACAACAGGAGTCTACAGctgccccctttccttctcttctagcCTCGAGGGAACAGCTCACCTTTGTTCCCACTTggaaaatgaatcttttttttttctttttcttaatacaatttttaaaggttacactccatttgcagttattacaaaatactggctatattccccgtgttgtacaccACATCCTTGTAGCCTGTCACACCCTATAGCTTgtacctcccaccccccaccccccatgtgtccactggtaaccactagtttgttctctgtatctgtgagtctgcttctttttttatactgactagtttgttgtatttttttttttagattccccatattagtgatatcatacagtatttgtctttctctgtctgacttatttcatttagcataatgccctccaagtccatccctgTTGGagcaaatggtaaaatttcacGAATCTAGTCTTTAAAAGATTAACTCCCAGAGTAAAGGTTTTGggaatttacaaagaaaatggcAGTGTCAAAATTCAGGCATGaaatcttttgtttatattttccttggTGTGTGTGCTTGTGAGGCTATGGTATGTGCATGTGggtatgtgtgcacatgcatgtgtgcacatgtgtatatcTGCGTAAGacagaggtgggggaagggagtttGCCTTGTGTAAGATTATGTGTGGGTtaataaattatggtaaaatgCATGTGAGAATGTAAGTATAGGTCAAGGTATGCTTGAGATTTTAAGTACTACTAAGTATGTTTGTATATCTAAGAGAGTATATGTCTTGGAGTTTATGTGTCTATCTAAtagaatatgtatttaaaaagaaaaaaattcttcttttgtaCGGAAGTCTTGACCAATAATGttattaaattcaaaatattaagaTATTATGCAGCTGTATAGTGTTAGGGTGGCAGAAAACAGTGTTTTTGTAGGAGCAAGGGCTCATGAAGCTCAACtgtaaagtacttttaaaatttaaatttaagttacaCCTGTTTTTCAGCATAGTGTAGGAACTTAGGTAGTGTTTGCTGAACTGAATTTTTGGATGACAGTAAAGTGGTATTGACTTCACATATCTAAAAGCCACAGTTATCAGGTGGCCTTGAAAAGAATGAGTAATTGTCTTGGGGCAGAGATTGATAATCCACAGTGACAGATCTTAACTAATAATGTATGTAACATCATATAAACTATAATCCACCAACCTATGGGAAAGTACACCCTGTCATTTGTTAGCTTGTATCAAGCGTATACAGTATAATGAAAAAAGTGATTATAGCCAATATGGGAAGCTGCCTGGAAAAGTTGTGTAAATCAACAGAGGTGGCCAAAAGAAAGAAGATGTTCTCGATAGAATGACCATACATCCCAATACATCTGAGACAATCTGGTTTATGCGTGTTACCCACCATTGTTCTAACACCAACCTTTTATCACTTCAAAGGTGCCCTACTTTGAATGATAAATTAGCTGATCACCTTACCTTTAGGAGTCAGTAATGATGAGTGGTTGGAAGTGAGAGTGACTCTGACTGTCCTTTATCACCCACTGTCCTCAGGAGCTGGGATGTGTGTCACCTTGTCTGCCATGGTCATTTTCAACCTAAGCAGTTACAACCCAGGACCCTTCATTCTGGTGGGGATCCCAGGCCTGGAGCAAGCCCATGTGTGGATTGGGATTCCCTTCTGTATCATCTATATTGTGGCTGTTATGGGAAACTGCATCCTTCTCTACCTCATCATGGTGGAGCATAGCCTTCACGAACCcatgttcttctttctttccatacTGGCCATGACTGACCTCATCACAGCAGGAGTGCCTTAAACACTTAGTATCTTTTGGCTTGGGGCTCGAGAAATCACATTGTCAGGGTGTCTTACACAAATGTTCTTCCTCCACTATAGCTTTGTCCTGGACTCAGCGATCCTGATGGCCATGGCATttgaccgctatgtggccatctgttCTCCCTTGAGATACACCACTATCTTGACCCCCAAGACCATCATCAAGATTGCTGTGGGCATCTCATTTCGAAGCTTCTGCATCATCCTGCCAGATGTATTCTTGCTCACACGCTTCCCTTTCTGCAGAACACGCATCATACCCCACACGTACTGTGAACTTATCGGAGTTGCCCGGCTGGCCTGTGCTGATATCTCCATCAACATCTGGTATGgcttttgtgttcccatcatgaCGGTCATCTCAGATGTGATCCTCATTGCTGTTTCTTATATGCTCGTCCTCTGTGCTGTCTTTCGCCTCCCCTCCCAAGAAGCCCACCAGAAGGCCCTGGGCACCTGTGGGTCCCATGTCTGTGTCATCCTCATGTTTTATACACCTGCCTTCTTCTCCATTCTTGCCCATCGCTTTGGACACAATGTCTCCCTCACCTTCCACATCATGTTTGCCAACCTTTACATTGTCATCCCACCTGCACTCAACCCCATTGTTTATGGAGTAAAGACCAAGCGGATCAGAGATAAGGtcatcatactgttttctaccAAAGGTAGAGAATGATGTTCCACTGCCCAATGGAAAAGCTAAGATAAGTTTATAATATCTATTAATGtatccagaatttaaaaaaaaaagcaaatggtaTTTAAAGTAAGAACTGTCTACAAGTGATTTTGTGTACCAAGAAGGTGACACAATCTATATGAAAGAAATAGTTGTATGTATAAAAAAATCCTGGACGACCTGCTTGCTTGTGGAACATGAAGTTGCACAGGATACGCTCAGAAAGAAGGAGGGGAAGACAAAGAGCTAAATTACTCCATATAGAAAAAGCAATAAGAATGTGGAAATTGAGATTTGCACTTacggaaaaaggaaaatatgttaaATGGGACAGAGACACTGAAGAAGAGAGACTAAAACTGAAACTATTAAGAAGAAAGTTTTCATTTAGGGGATTAGTTGATGGATTTAGGGCGTTTATGATAATATCAGTTCTAATTATTGTCCATGTTATGTTTCTGTAGTTccctttaattttttctatttttaaagaaagaaatggaaaatttcatttgagccaaatttgaggatgaTAAgccaggaagagcatctcagaaagttcTGAGAACTGTTCCTCTagttagaaatcaaggcacagttttGTAAGTTTTTTGAGACCTGTAGTTCCCTTTAAatgtcaccccccaccccacccccaaaaaccTTTCAGTACAAGTCTGTTATAAGCAGTAAGTTCTATCAGCAGTGCTATAATGGGAGCGGGAGAATATAGTTATGAATGCCAGAATTGTTGGCACCTATGCTGGGAGGAGAGAGTAGCTTCTAGGCTCCAAGACATATTGAGAAAGTGAGCTTCAGAGACGGTGCCCAGGAGAGCATGACCCAAAGTAGTTGGAGATTGAGAAGAGGGCTGGACTGCCCACAATACATAGATGAGACCTCAAGCCAGTTTGTTTggacactaaagaaaaaaaaaatggccagagGACTTGTGGAGTTCTTATCTACAGAGTGCATTTCcttgattaaaagagaaaatcaattaCAAAATACATTTCTGCAGTGAGGAGTGTGATGGGAAGGAGAAAACTACAGTAAAGCAATACATTCAACGTAAGATGCATTCAAATTCCATAAGCATTAGCGTGGAGAAAATATGTTGTAATCAAAGAGATATCAAGagttcttccaatttttttttgaaaattatctaTTCATCTGGAAATTGTTTATTGAGTATATACTATATTCCAAATTTTGTTCTAAGCATTCAGGATATGAAGATCAATAACAGGGAGAGGCTCTGCCCTGCTTCTACGGAGCTTATATTCCAGGGAGTGTGACAAAgaagaagcaagaaaacaaatgtttgttactTTCAAATAGTAATACAGTCAATAGAAAAATGAAGCCTAACAAAGTGATGGATGAGGAAGACAACGGCAGGAGGACAGTAAGTACAAaggcagtgtggctggagcagagggaggtggGATAGGAGTGAGGGatgaggaggggcagggccagaCCCCGGGGGTCAGGAATCATCCAGACCTCATTCTTGGAAGAGGAAATAAAGTGAAACTGAGTTTTCCAAAGCACATAGCCAAGAGTTACAAATGTGGAGCTAGAGTAGAATCTGCTGCCCTCCAATTCGGTGATATTCCCACTGAACACAGCCTCTCTTCTCTGAAAACAGACTCCAGAGGATCTGGGGCTGTCAGAGCCTGTCTTTATCGTCCTTGTGAACCCCACTAGTCATCAGTCAAGCCACTGACTAAATGAGGACTCAGCTTTCTGCGTCAGCTTGCCAAAAATGCTGTATCAGAAGAGGTTATCTTTTAAACtcttcttgtcatttccattttgctGAGTACATGGATTGGCCAAGagctgatattttaaaagtttgctgaaagaataataaataaatagagtcTGAGCTGAGATCATTTAAAAGTACATACTGGTTTCATCCTGTTAGGAACTCAAACCCATGGTTATTCACTGACACGCACGAATGGCTCCCATGGAGGCTTAATGACCTAGAAAAACCAACAAAGGAAGGGACTGTCTCCTGCACGGtctccattttcttctcccaTCCTCTGTCTTTGGGCCAGTtatctgttattatttttctacCCTTCTCGGCAGAGTTCCTTTATTACTGTGGCTTAATGGTGACTCTGCTGGTTGGTAATTCTATATCTTAGTTTTTAATATGCGATATTCTTGATAAATTTCAGTActagttttaaaagcaaaatggagATGAATGTGCATCACAGGCTGTAAAACACTGTTCTAATATTAGCTATTATGTTAGGATTTTCACCAATTTTCACTGATATTCTAATCTCAGACTCATCATGTTCAAAGTAGAGATCATCACTGTCGTTTAAAATCCTCCCACACTTTTTCTGTTTATGGGAGGAGAAAACAAGTTAAGCCCGGTTTTGCTCTTCCCTCAAGTGTAAATTTACTGCCCTAGCTGCCGATGCCTCCTTCTGGCGAGACTGGTTGCaaatattctgttccattgtcaAATCATGAATTAAATCACACATTCTGGTTTGGATTAAAGAGGATTATTATACAAAAATCAGCAGTTAACTTGCTCACACATAAATGGTCTTGCCCTACATCTGTTCCTTTCTGCAAATTCCCATCTCTCATGTTAGATATTAGATACTAAGACATTCTCAACAGGGGAATTGACTTACTATCTTCCTAAACTCAGAACTTAGAACTTTATTCTACAAATAGTAGGGCTCCATAAATGTGTCCGTAACACCCTCTTTTCAAGATGTCCCATATATACCATTCTTTAGGtctttgtgattccatttttgtTGCCTCTTAGATTTTTAGCCCTACTCACtccaccattccactttctgcAATCTTAGCCAGACCATGTGCCTAGACCCGGTATTGTGTATATGCTCTGTCATATGCCAATGGCAATTTCATGTAGTTACTGTATTCAGAAGAATAATGTAGGGCTTACCAAAGATGAGTTGTAGAATAGATTTACAGCATCTGCCTTGGAAGAAAGGGGGCAGTTGGAGGTTTCACACCTTGTATCTGCTATTTTGAACTTAATATTActaaataaatttacaaaagaTTTATGTCATAATTTCAGTCCAATAGCACTCACAAAGTACCtgttatttgaaagaaaatgcaTACAAACTGGGAGTAGAGACAGAGCCAGTACACCTGCTGCTTACGACCAAGAAGCTTGTAGCTTAGCAAAAGGGTAAATTACAGAAGTAGGTAATTTACTCAGGCAGTTTTATATATTGCAATGATTGAGGTAGGGTGTTAGGGAAGCACAAAGGAAGGATGCCCAACCATTCCTTGGAGTCCAAGAAAGCTTCCTGGAAGTGTTCATTTCAGAGATTGTCTTGAAGAACACGAAGTTGAGCCTCAAGAATAAGGGGAATGGGAACTGCCGGAGGGAGGGTATTGCTTAAGCCTAGGTGGGAAACCATGCATTTCAAAAATCTGAAAGCTTAGGTTAATGGAGGAGCCATCCATGGTGATGATACATTGCTTAGGGGCTGCTGGGGTTGGGCAGTGAGAAATATGGGTGCTCATTAGCCAGCCTGCAGTGGATGTAGGCAACTGAA
This genomic interval carries:
- the LOC105098007 gene encoding LOW QUALITY PROTEIN: olfactory receptor 52H1-like (The sequence of the model RefSeq protein was modified relative to this genomic sequence to represent the inferred CDS: substituted 1 base at 1 genomic stop codon), translated to MVIFNLSSYNPGPFILVGIPGLEQAHVWIGIPFCIIYIVAVMGNCILLYLIMVEHSLHEPMFFFLSILAMTDLITAGVPXTLSIFWLGAREITLSGCLTQMFFLHYSFVLDSAILMAMAFDRYVAICSPLRYTTILTPKTIIKIAVGISFRSFCIILPDVFLLTRFPFCRTRIIPHTYCELIGVARLACADISINIWYGFCVPIMTVISDVILIAVSYMLVLCAVFRLPSQEAHQKALGTCGSHVCVILMFYTPAFFSILAHRFGHNVSLTFHIMFANLYIVIPPALNPIVYGVKTKRIRDKVIILFSTKGRE